In a single window of the Antedon mediterranea chromosome 1, ecAntMedi1.1, whole genome shotgun sequence genome:
- the LOC140039768 gene encoding uncharacterized protein — MGRQKKIKAVDPFASNTRKSSLNQDSGKWNNPPKIKEQKASKMHLLMVQSMENMKKPKAKKNPAEKDESSLQKKLKKRTGETNARYLRRLNNEAHTLLLNTRMQERIKGNTEFLPPKKGMSDAQRERLNKKRERMRKKKKDHDIQLKERELFTDHVKFGEVTTKPPELLAKPRNSQEADLKPGRRNLLLKNILSNSDTSSKDEKVNSTKATYVKRSNDQRIKQTKKRKNMSESEKRLFDAAQTEAIMAYRKVKLAQIKNSKKEKVQKQTKDMDIF; from the exons ATGGGGAGACAGAAAAAGATAAAAGCAGTTGATCCATTTGCATCAAATACCAGGAAGTCTAGTTTAAACCAGGA TTCAGGAAAATGGAACAATCCACCAAAAATTAAAGAACAGAAGGCCTCTAAAATGCATCTCCTTATGGTACAGTCAATGGAAAACATGAAAAAACCCAAAGCAAAGAAAAATCCTGCTGAAAAAG ATGAAAGCAGTTTGCAAAAGAAACTAAAAAAACGTACAGGTGAAACGAATGCAAGGTATTTGAGAAGGTTAAATAACGAAGCACATACGTTATTGTTAAACACAAGGATGCAGGAACGAATTAAAGGCAACACTGAGTTTCTACCACCAAAGAAAGGAATGAGCGACGCACAAAGAGA aagattgaataaaaaaagagaGAGAATGAGAAAGAAGAAAAAGGACCATGACATTCAACTGAAGGAAAGGGAATTGTTTACAG ATCATGTAAAATTTGGTGAGGTAACTACAAAACCTCCAGAATTGTTAGCTAAACCAAGAAACAGTCAAGAAGCAGATTTAAAG CCTGGAAGAAGAAATCTActgttaaaaaacattttatcaaATTCGGATACAAGCTCAAAAGATGAGAAAGTGAATTCTACTAAGGCAACTTATGTGAAAAGATCTAATGACcaaagaataaaacaaacaaaaaagaggAAAAATATGTCAGAATCTGAGAAAAGACTGTTTGATGCCGCACAGACAGAAGCAATTATGGCTTACAGGAAAGTTAAGTTAGCTCAgataaaaaattcaaaaaaggaaaaagtacaaaaacaaacaaaagatatGGATATATTTTAA